A region of Allocoleopsis franciscana PCC 7113 DNA encodes the following proteins:
- the dtd gene encoding D-aminoacyl-tRNA deacylase yields the protein MRVIIQRVKSSQVQVGNVVIGKIGKGLNLLVGIANTDTETELNWMARKCLDLRLFPGDESIADRWEKSVQEIGGELLVVSQFTLYGDCRKGRRPSFSQSAAPDVAQQLYDKFVETLRQSGLRVETGQFGAMMQVSIENDGPVTLLLEREHD from the coding sequence ATGCGTGTTATCATCCAACGAGTTAAATCTTCTCAAGTACAAGTCGGCAATGTCGTGATTGGCAAAATCGGGAAAGGATTGAATCTCTTGGTAGGGATTGCCAACACAGATACCGAAACAGAACTCAACTGGATGGCGCGAAAATGCCTGGATTTACGGCTATTTCCGGGTGATGAAAGTATTGCTGACCGTTGGGAAAAATCGGTTCAGGAGATTGGAGGTGAACTCTTAGTCGTCAGTCAGTTTACTCTCTACGGTGACTGTCGTAAAGGACGCCGCCCTTCCTTCTCTCAGTCAGCCGCGCCTGATGTCGCACAACAGCTCTACGATAAGTTTGTTGAGACGTTACGGCAAAGTGGTTTACGAGTAGAAACAGGACAGTTTGGAGCCATGATGCAAGTCTCCATTGAAAATGATGGCCCTGTGACGCTACTTTTAGAACGAGAGCATGATTAG
- a CDS encoding gamma-glutamylcyclotransferase: protein MSDLKILSKKNMATFYYFAYGSCMCPVDLKRSLGENTHNYVVGPATLKGYRLGFYCYCEKRDCGVLDVVEDPNSSVEGVLYQLPWQQSINLDRRECVHEGRYKHEMIEVVCQGQLYKTVRTYVVIDKLSEEVAPGDWYFNVVLRGAVTSGLPEQYCWKLFNHMHQLQQQQLGTRRWQPQAA, encoded by the coding sequence ATGTCGGACCTAAAAATTTTGAGCAAAAAGAATATGGCAACGTTCTACTATTTTGCTTATGGCTCCTGCATGTGTCCGGTAGACCTAAAGCGCTCCCTTGGCGAAAACACACATAATTATGTCGTAGGTCCGGCGACCCTTAAAGGCTATCGACTAGGGTTTTATTGCTACTGCGAAAAGCGCGATTGTGGTGTACTCGATGTGGTCGAAGACCCCAATAGCTCTGTGGAAGGAGTTCTCTATCAGTTGCCTTGGCAGCAAAGCATTAATCTTGATCGGCGCGAATGTGTCCACGAAGGTCGATATAAACACGAAATGATTGAGGTTGTCTGCCAAGGTCAACTTTACAAGACTGTTCGTACCTACGTGGTGATTGACAAACTTTCGGAAGAAGTTGCTCCCGGCGACTGGTACTTCAACGTTGTTCTCCGGGGAGCGGTTACCTCTGGACTACCAGAGCAATATTGCTGGAAGTTGTTTAACCACATGCATCAGCTACAACAGCAACAATTGGGAACCCGGAGGTGGCAACCTCAAGCCGCTTAA
- a CDS encoding PAS domain S-box protein — MTSTLKPTLNRDAFRVLLVEDNLTEAQRLQEVLLEAQGENILLTHVKSITETIEALSQENFDVVLFDLSLPERNDLHPLARVHEYISSPKNGACPAIIVIIEDDDQTLALQCLSAGVQDFWKKGKLSHIPLMNSLRYAIARRDAIASVAHQKMREALLRNQEEYQCVISDLPEVIDPPEPQPSQQEFVSQEEQRFFTLSLDLLCIAGVDGYFKQLNPVWETTLGYTISELLNQPILKLVHPDDRKASRRAVQKLKNGSIPSLKFENRFIGKDGSYRWFSWTMVSFFQEGLIYAVARDITERKHSEAALQSSEARYRTLVSNIPGAVYRGKCDADWTIEFFSQEIERISGYPASDFIANYKRNLTSIIYPEDVESVNCAIRDALGTKQPFSLEYRIIHKNGSIRWVYEKGHGIFKTKGELLCLDGVIFDITERKQAEAELHRTQQFLNSLLDNLPVGVFAKEAQKLQFVFWNKTLTELIGYSANEVIGKTDSDLFSADHANFSKAQDQEAFLIGKLIDNPAEPIPTHRGQRIFHVKKIPIFDEVGRPQYVLGIADDITERQQTIDRLRLLERAIAASSNGIVITDATDSNHPLVYANPGFERITGYSVEEVMGQNCRFLQGTDREQPALTELRTALQQERECRVVLRNYRKDGSLFWNEFSISPVRNSAGILTHYIGVHRDITELKQAEAALRQQVLREHLVGAMRSRIRRTLNLKEVLTTAVEEVRQFLQTDRTVIYRFYPDWSGVIAVESVGEDWTPLFGLDIQDNCFAQNYTSQYQQGRIRAVDNIHQADLRQCHIDLLSQLEVKANLVVPLLQGETLWGLLIAHHCRDSRAWDSFEIECLSQLSVQLAIAIQQSTLFEQAQTELLERKRVEENLRRSEARERKRAKQLLIALHDLKNAQTQLVQTEKMASLGQLVAGVAHEINNPTSFISCNVAPALGYTDDLLNLISLYQKYYPTPPAEIENEIVAIDLDFIKEDFPKLLRSMQKGASRIQEIVLSLRNFSRLDEAERKKVDLHQGIDNTLMILQNRLREQSSRAAIQVIKEFGSLPLVDCYPSELNQVFINILSNAIDALECRMKKDASLTPQIRICTQVLSSRKRTGNSQNSQGQCPITHSPCSIAKGQFPIPFTDKVVIRIADNGIGIPENVNLRVFDPFFTTKPIGKGTGLGLSISHSIVVKKHKGELYYHSPDGQGTEFVIELPF, encoded by the coding sequence ATGACATCAACGCTGAAGCCAACGCTCAACCGTGATGCTTTCAGAGTTCTCCTGGTTGAAGACAACCTAACTGAGGCACAACGGCTTCAAGAGGTACTTCTAGAAGCTCAAGGAGAAAATATACTCTTAACCCATGTTAAGAGTATCACTGAAACGATAGAAGCGTTGAGTCAGGAGAATTTCGATGTTGTTTTATTCGATTTATCACTTCCTGAACGTAATGATCTACATCCCCTTGCTAGAGTTCACGAATACATTAGCTCTCCCAAAAACGGGGCGTGTCCTGCCATTATTGTGATCATAGAAGACGATGATCAAACGCTCGCTCTCCAATGCCTTAGTGCCGGAGTACAAGATTTTTGGAAGAAAGGGAAACTAAGCCATATTCCCTTGATGAATTCCTTACGTTATGCAATCGCCAGACGGGACGCGATCGCCTCTGTTGCCCATCAAAAAATGCGAGAAGCTTTGTTGAGAAATCAAGAGGAATATCAGTGTGTAATTTCCGATCTTCCAGAGGTGATTGATCCACCTGAACCTCAACCGTCACAACAAGAATTCGTCAGCCAAGAAGAACAGCGTTTTTTTACCCTTTCCCTCGATTTACTCTGTATTGCGGGTGTTGATGGCTATTTCAAGCAATTGAATCCGGTTTGGGAAACCACCCTTGGCTATACAATCTCCGAGCTGCTCAACCAACCTATTCTTAAATTGGTTCATCCAGACGATCGAAAAGCTAGCCGACGAGCGGTGCAAAAACTCAAAAATGGTAGCATTCCCTCGCTGAAATTTGAAAACCGTTTTATCGGTAAAGATGGTTCTTATCGGTGGTTTTCCTGGACAATGGTGTCTTTTTTTCAAGAAGGTTTAATCTATGCCGTTGCCCGTGATATCACAGAGCGTAAGCATTCAGAAGCAGCCTTACAAAGCAGTGAAGCACGATATCGTACCTTAGTCAGCAATATTCCTGGTGCTGTCTATCGCGGCAAGTGTGATGCTGATTGGACGATAGAATTTTTTAGCCAAGAAATTGAGCGGATTAGCGGTTATCCGGCTTCAGATTTTATTGCTAATTACAAGCGAAACTTAACCAGTATTATTTATCCGGAAGATGTTGAATCGGTCAATTGTGCAATTCGGGATGCTTTAGGAACTAAACAGCCCTTCTCTTTGGAATACCGAATTATTCATAAGAATGGCAGCATTCGATGGGTTTATGAAAAGGGGCATGGTATCTTTAAAACTAAAGGAGAACTACTCTGTCTAGATGGTGTTATTTTTGATATCACCGAGCGCAAACAGGCTGAAGCAGAACTTCATCGCACTCAACAATTCCTCAACTCTTTGCTGGATAATTTGCCTGTGGGCGTGTTTGCCAAAGAGGCCCAGAAATTGCAATTTGTCTTCTGGAACAAAACCCTGACTGAACTGATTGGCTACAGTGCAAATGAGGTGATTGGCAAGACTGATTCTGATTTATTTTCAGCCGATCATGCGAATTTCTCGAAGGCTCAAGATCAAGAAGCCTTTTTAATAGGCAAGCTGATTGATAACCCCGCAGAACCGATTCCTACCCATCGGGGGCAACGCATCTTTCATGTCAAAAAAATTCCGATCTTTGATGAAGTTGGTAGACCCCAATATGTATTAGGAATTGCAGATGATATTACTGAGCGCCAACAGACCATTGATCGTCTACGCCTCCTAGAACGAGCGATCGCAGCATCCAGTAACGGCATTGTGATTACGGATGCCACTGACTCTAATCATCCGTTAGTTTACGCCAATCCTGGATTTGAGCGAATTACGGGTTACTCGGTAGAAGAAGTGATGGGTCAAAATTGTCGCTTCTTGCAAGGAACGGATCGAGAGCAACCGGCTCTGACTGAACTGCGAACAGCGCTGCAACAGGAGCGAGAATGTCGGGTTGTGTTACGGAACTACCGAAAAGACGGCTCTTTGTTTTGGAATGAATTCTCCATCTCCCCAGTGCGAAATAGCGCTGGAATTTTAACTCATTATATCGGCGTTCACCGGGACATCACCGAACTCAAACAGGCAGAAGCAGCATTAAGGCAGCAAGTGTTGCGAGAGCACTTGGTAGGGGCGATGCGATCGCGTATTCGCCGCACCCTGAACCTAAAAGAAGTCCTAACAACGGCAGTGGAGGAAGTGCGGCAGTTTCTCCAAACAGATCGAACAGTCATTTACCGCTTTTACCCGGATTGGAGTGGGGTGATAGCGGTTGAGTCCGTTGGCGAGGATTGGACACCCCTGTTCGGACTGGACATTCAAGACAACTGCTTTGCCCAAAACTATACCTCCCAATATCAACAAGGTCGGATTCGAGCGGTCGATAATATTCATCAGGCGGATTTGAGGCAGTGCCATATCGATCTCCTCAGCCAGTTAGAGGTTAAAGCCAACCTGGTGGTTCCTCTATTGCAAGGAGAAACATTATGGGGACTGCTGATTGCTCATCACTGTAGGGATTCCAGGGCGTGGGACTCCTTTGAGATCGAGTGTCTCAGCCAGCTTTCTGTACAATTAGCGATCGCTATCCAGCAATCCACCCTCTTTGAACAAGCGCAAACAGAACTCCTGGAACGCAAGCGAGTTGAAGAGAACCTGCGGCGAAGTGAAGCGCGAGAACGGAAACGAGCCAAGCAACTGTTAATCGCACTACACGACCTGAAAAACGCCCAAACTCAGTTAGTGCAAACTGAAAAAATGGCGAGTTTGGGTCAACTCGTGGCGGGTGTTGCCCATGAAATTAACAATCCCACCAGCTTTATCTCCTGCAATGTTGCCCCAGCGCTGGGATATACCGATGACCTACTGAATCTGATTTCTCTTTACCAAAAGTACTATCCGACGCCTCCTGCCGAAATCGAAAACGAGATTGTCGCGATCGACCTAGATTTTATTAAAGAAGATTTTCCCAAATTGCTGCGTTCCATGCAAAAAGGAGCCTCGCGCATTCAAGAAATTGTCCTATCTCTGCGGAACTTCTCGCGTCTTGATGAAGCTGAACGCAAGAAAGTTGACCTTCATCAGGGAATTGATAATACCTTGATGATTTTGCAAAACCGTTTGAGAGAACAGTCCAGTCGAGCGGCAATTCAGGTGATTAAAGAATTCGGTAGCCTTCCCTTGGTGGATTGCTACCCTAGTGAGCTAAATCAGGTATTTATCAATATTTTGAGTAATGCCATTGATGCCCTTGAATGCAGGATGAAAAAAGATGCTTCTCTAACTCCTCAAATTCGGATTTGTACGCAAGTTTTGAGCAGCCGGAAAAGAACAGGAAACAGTCAAAATTCTCAGGGTCAATGCCCAATAACCCACTCCCCCTGCTCAATTGCTAAGGGTCAATTTCCTATTCCCTTCACTGACAAGGTTGTGATTCGCATCGCCGACAATGGTATTGGTATTCCAGAAAATGTTAATCTGCGTGTGTTTGACCCGTTTTTTACCACCAAACCCATTGGCAAGGGTACGGGTTTAGGGTTGTCGATTTCCCACTCTATTGTGGTGAAGAAACATAAAGGTGAATTATACTATCACTCACCTGATGGACAAGGAACAGAGTTTGTGATAGAGCTACCGTTTTAA
- a CDS encoding bifunctional acetate--CoA ligase family protein/GNAT family N-acetyltransferase — MSKTLMQTTDPAHDVLRYERQPLDAIFAPKNVAVIGATEKAGSVGRTLLWNLISNPFGGTVFPVNPKRPSVLGIKAYPSIAAVPETVDLAVVVTPAPTVPGVIGECVAAGVKGAIIISAGFREVGEQGIQLEQDVLKQARQGRMRIIGPNCLGVMSPVSGLNATFASAMARPGNVGFISQSGALCTSILDWSFRENVGFSAFMSIGSMLDVNWGDLIYYLGDDPATHSIVIYMESIGNARSFLSAAREVALTKPIIVIKAGRTEAAAAAAASHTGALTGSDEVLEAAFRRCGVLRVNMIDDLFNMAEVLAKAPRPKGKRLTIITNAGGPGVLATDALISEGGELAPLSPQTMEELNQLLPTHWSHSNPIDVLGDADPNRYAKACEIALKNPESDGLLAILTPQAMTDPIQTAKQFVERLQGSTLPAKPILASWMGGAEVAGGEAMLNEARIFTLPFPDTAARVFNYMWRYAYNLRGIYETPVLEGGADEKAPDRVRATEIIQSIRASGRTLLSEFESKQLLKAYGIPTVETHIAQSEAEAVQLAQEMGYPVVLKLYSETITHKTDVGGVKLNLADADDVRKAYQAIESAVLLKAGAEHFLGVTVQRMLKLDGYELILGSSPDPQFGPVLLFGTGGQLVEVFKDRALGLPPLNTTLARRMMEQTKIYTALKGVRGRAPVDLAMLEQLLIQFSQLVVEQRWIKEIDINPLLASADGLMALDARVVLHSLDVPEDKLPQAAIRPYPIQYVSDWTMKNGTSIKIRPIRPEDEPLVVKFHENLSEESIYSRYFHLMKLQTRVAHDRLSRICFIDYDRELALVADYKDPATGEHHLLGFGRLSKLHGRDEAEFSMLIGDRFQCKGLGTEFLRRLIEIAKDEQLQYITAEILSENRAMQHVCQKLGFRLEPTSEPSIMKVVYELR; from the coding sequence ATGTCAAAAACCTTAATGCAAACTACCGATCCAGCTCATGACGTTCTGCGCTATGAACGTCAACCTCTCGATGCAATCTTTGCCCCCAAAAACGTCGCTGTGATTGGTGCGACGGAAAAAGCAGGCAGTGTTGGGCGTACTCTGTTATGGAATTTAATTAGCAATCCCTTCGGCGGAACCGTTTTCCCTGTTAATCCCAAACGACCGAGTGTTCTGGGAATCAAAGCTTATCCCAGCATTGCAGCGGTGCCTGAAACCGTCGATTTAGCCGTTGTGGTCACACCTGCCCCAACAGTGCCCGGTGTGATTGGCGAATGCGTAGCCGCCGGGGTCAAGGGAGCAATTATTATCTCGGCTGGCTTTAGGGAAGTCGGAGAACAAGGCATTCAATTAGAGCAGGACGTTCTTAAACAGGCACGTCAGGGCAGAATGCGAATTATTGGCCCGAATTGCTTGGGGGTGATGAGTCCCGTCAGTGGCCTGAATGCCACCTTTGCCAGTGCCATGGCACGACCCGGTAACGTGGGGTTCATCAGTCAAAGTGGCGCTCTGTGTACATCGATTTTGGATTGGAGTTTTCGGGAAAATGTAGGCTTCAGCGCCTTCATGTCCATCGGCTCCATGCTGGATGTTAATTGGGGTGACCTGATTTATTACCTGGGCGACGATCCTGCCACCCACAGCATTGTGATTTACATGGAGTCCATCGGCAATGCGCGGTCATTTTTGTCCGCCGCACGGGAAGTGGCTCTGACGAAACCGATTATTGTGATTAAAGCCGGTCGGACTGAGGCCGCCGCCGCCGCTGCCGCTTCTCATACGGGGGCGCTAACCGGCAGTGATGAAGTATTAGAAGCCGCGTTTCGTCGCTGCGGCGTGTTGCGGGTCAACATGATTGACGATTTATTTAACATGGCGGAGGTATTAGCTAAAGCGCCACGCCCCAAAGGCAAACGGTTGACCATTATCACGAATGCCGGTGGCCCTGGGGTATTGGCAACCGACGCGCTGATTTCAGAAGGGGGTGAACTGGCTCCCTTATCACCCCAAACCATGGAGGAACTCAATCAGCTATTGCCGACCCATTGGAGTCACAGTAACCCCATTGATGTTTTAGGGGATGCTGACCCCAATCGCTATGCCAAAGCCTGCGAGATAGCTTTGAAAAATCCTGAGAGTGATGGACTGCTTGCCATCCTCACCCCACAAGCCATGACTGACCCCATCCAAACGGCGAAGCAGTTTGTGGAACGGTTGCAGGGAAGTACTCTGCCCGCAAAACCCATCCTTGCGAGTTGGATGGGGGGTGCTGAGGTGGCAGGAGGGGAAGCCATGCTCAACGAGGCGCGGATTTTCACCCTCCCTTTCCCAGATACCGCTGCCCGTGTGTTCAACTACATGTGGCGCTATGCTTATAACCTGCGGGGTATCTACGAAACACCCGTCCTAGAAGGAGGAGCGGATGAAAAGGCTCCTGACCGAGTTCGGGCAACAGAAATTATTCAATCGATTCGAGCATCGGGTCGGACTCTGCTGAGTGAGTTTGAATCGAAGCAGCTCCTAAAAGCCTATGGCATTCCCACGGTTGAAACTCACATTGCCCAATCGGAAGCGGAGGCGGTACAGTTAGCCCAGGAGATGGGCTACCCCGTTGTCTTGAAGCTATATTCCGAAACTATCACCCATAAAACCGATGTCGGTGGCGTGAAGCTGAACTTGGCAGATGCCGATGATGTGCGTAAAGCTTATCAGGCGATTGAGTCAGCAGTACTTCTGAAAGCTGGCGCGGAGCATTTCTTGGGTGTGACGGTGCAGCGGATGTTGAAGCTGGACGGCTATGAACTGATCCTCGGCAGTAGTCCTGATCCCCAGTTTGGGCCAGTCCTCTTGTTTGGCACTGGTGGGCAGTTGGTCGAAGTCTTTAAAGACCGAGCTTTGGGGTTACCGCCGCTGAATACAACCTTGGCACGGCGGATGATGGAACAAACAAAAATCTACACGGCTCTCAAAGGTGTGCGTGGACGAGCGCCTGTGGATTTGGCCATGTTAGAGCAATTACTGATTCAGTTTAGTCAGCTTGTGGTTGAACAACGCTGGATTAAGGAGATTGATATCAACCCCTTACTCGCTTCTGCTGACGGGTTAATGGCTCTGGATGCGCGTGTGGTGTTACATAGCCTGGATGTACCGGAGGACAAACTCCCTCAGGCGGCGATTCGTCCCTATCCGATTCAGTATGTGTCTGACTGGACGATGAAGAATGGCACATCGATCAAAATTCGCCCGATTCGCCCAGAGGATGAACCCCTGGTGGTTAAATTCCACGAAAATCTATCGGAAGAAAGTATTTATTCTCGTTACTTTCACTTAATGAAGCTGCAAACGCGAGTGGCTCACGATCGACTCTCCCGGATTTGTTTCATTGACTACGATCGCGAACTTGCCCTAGTGGCGGATTATAAAGACCCCGCAACGGGCGAACATCACCTTCTCGGTTTCGGTCGCTTGAGCAAATTGCATGGCAGGGATGAAGCTGAGTTTTCGATGTTGATTGGCGATCGCTTCCAGTGTAAAGGGTTGGGTACGGAGTTCTTGCGTCGTCTGATCGAAATCGCCAAAGACGAGCAATTGCAATACATCACGGCTGAGATTCTATCTGAAAATCGAGCCATGCAGCACGTTTGTCAAAAACTTGGCTTTCGTCTTGAACCCACCTCTGAGCCATCAATCATGAAAGTAGTTTACGAGTTGCGCTAA
- a CDS encoding CP12 domain-containing protein → MMKAADIMTKDVVTIRGAATVAQAVDLMKQKGLRALIVERRHDQDAYGIVTETDIVYKVAAFGKDPKTVRVYEIMTKPCIVVNPDLGVEYVARLFANSGIRRAPVITDKLLGIISVTDILTKSDFVEQPKEVVFADKIQEAIENARTICTQKGAASPECAAAWDAVEEMQAEAAHQRAKKVDKTAFDEYCEEYPEALEARIYDN, encoded by the coding sequence ATGATGAAAGCAGCAGACATCATGACCAAGGATGTAGTCACCATTCGCGGTGCGGCGACAGTGGCTCAGGCCGTAGATTTGATGAAACAGAAGGGCTTACGAGCCTTAATTGTGGAGCGCCGCCACGACCAAGATGCCTACGGGATTGTGACCGAGACCGATATTGTATACAAAGTGGCAGCGTTTGGCAAAGACCCCAAGACGGTACGGGTTTACGAAATTATGACAAAGCCCTGCATTGTGGTCAATCCTGACCTCGGTGTGGAATATGTAGCGCGATTGTTTGCCAATAGCGGCATCCGACGCGCTCCGGTGATCACAGATAAATTGCTCGGCATTATTTCAGTAACCGATATTCTCACCAAGAGTGACTTCGTGGAGCAACCCAAAGAAGTTGTCTTTGCGGACAAAATCCAGGAGGCCATTGAGAACGCACGCACCATTTGTACCCAGAAAGGGGCGGCTTCTCCGGAATGTGCGGCGGCTTGGGATGCTGTGGAGGAGATGCAAGCGGAAGCGGCACATCAACGAGCCAAGAAGGTTGACAAAACAGCCTTTGATGAGTATTGCGAGGAATATCCAGAGGCACTAGAAGCTCGAATTTATGACAATTAA
- a CDS encoding CobW family GTP-binding protein, whose protein sequence is MQSAVSSEQSQPMDAPKHGLPVTIITGFLGSGKTTLLNHVLTNQQGLKTAVLVNEFGEIGIDNELIVTTDENMVELSNGCICCTINNDLAEAVYKILEREDKIDYLVVETTGLADPLPVALTFLGTELRDLTRLDSIVTVVDCENFSLDLFNSEAAYSQIAYGDIILLNKVDLVDEAAVDALEVRIREIKAGARILRTTKSQVPLPLILSVGLFETDKYFGSEATEQAHEHHDHEHHDHEHGPDCEHEHHHHDHDHDHDHDHHHHSNHLENDGFTSLSFESDKPLAIRKFQYFLDNQLPSNVFRAKGILWFDESPHRHIFHLSGKRFTIEDDEWNDKPKKSQLVLIGQDLDHQTLRTQIEKCVCLPSPNRGKGFGR, encoded by the coding sequence ATGCAATCAGCAGTTAGTTCCGAACAATCTCAGCCAATGGACGCCCCGAAACATGGCTTGCCGGTCACGATCATTACCGGTTTTCTCGGTAGCGGCAAGACCACTCTGCTCAACCACGTTTTGACGAATCAGCAAGGTCTGAAGACGGCTGTGCTGGTGAATGAGTTTGGTGAAATCGGCATTGATAATGAACTGATTGTCACCACCGACGAGAACATGGTGGAACTGAGTAATGGTTGTATCTGCTGCACGATTAATAATGATTTAGCAGAAGCCGTCTACAAAATCTTAGAACGCGAAGACAAGATTGATTATCTGGTAGTAGAAACGACGGGTTTGGCTGACCCTCTACCTGTCGCGCTGACCTTTTTGGGGACGGAATTGCGAGACTTGACTCGTCTCGATTCCATCGTCACGGTGGTGGATTGCGAAAATTTCAGTCTGGATTTATTTAACAGTGAAGCTGCCTATAGCCAGATTGCTTATGGTGACATCATTCTCTTGAATAAAGTAGACCTGGTGGATGAAGCGGCTGTCGATGCCCTAGAGGTTAGGATTCGCGAAATCAAAGCCGGTGCGCGAATTCTCCGCACGACCAAATCTCAGGTACCCTTGCCTTTAATTCTCAGTGTCGGTCTGTTTGAAACGGATAAGTATTTTGGGTCAGAAGCAACGGAGCAGGCTCATGAGCATCATGACCATGAGCATCACGACCATGAGCATGGCCCGGATTGTGAGCATGAGCATCATCATCATGACCATGACCATGACCATGACCATGACCATCATCATCATTCCAATCACCTAGAAAATGATGGATTTACCTCGCTTTCTTTTGAAAGTGATAAGCCTCTTGCTATCCGGAAGTTTCAGTATTTCCTCGACAATCAGTTACCGTCCAATGTTTTCCGGGCGAAGGGAATTCTGTGGTTTGATGAGAGTCCGCATCGCCATATCTTCCACCTCAGTGGTAAGCGGTTCACGATTGAAGATGATGAATGGAACGATAAGCCCAAGAAAAGCCAACTGGTTCTGATTGGTCAGGATTTGGATCACCAGACGTTGCGGACGCAAATTGAAAAATGCGTTTGTTTACCGTCCCCCAATCGTGGTAAGGGGTTTGGAAGATAA
- the cysS gene encoding cysteine--tRNA ligase encodes MTLNLYNTLTRRKEPFEPLETGKVRMYCCGITVYDYCHLGHARTCIVWDTARRYLQWRGYDVQYVQNFTDIDDKILNRARQEGTSMEEVSERFIQTYFEDMERLNVKKADAYPRATHTLDGIKRLIYDLEQKNYAYPAGGDVYYAVRQFSEYGKLSGRKLEDMLAGASGRVEVQEEESKKKDSSDFALWKAAKPGEPAWESPWGAGRPGWHIECSAMIREQLGETIDIHTGGADLIFPHHENEIAQSEAVTGKPLSRYWLHTAMVKVEGEKMAKSLGNFITIRDLLDRPVDPMAVRLFVLMAQYRKPIDFSDDAIESATNGWNTLKDGLLFGEQYGMRLGWMPDAVRANSDLPLQSALVERFNLAVDDDLNFAGGLAVLFEVAKDLRREGNLLVHEGKTETSPQELEVLWQTLVTLAEVLGLAAQPEVEEASADGLSDTQIEAFIQQRADARKAKNFAEGDRIRNELQAKGITLIDKPGGVTIWHRD; translated from the coding sequence ATGACTTTAAATCTTTACAACACCCTGACTCGTCGCAAAGAACCTTTTGAACCATTGGAAACTGGCAAAGTACGGATGTATTGCTGCGGCATCACGGTGTATGACTATTGCCATTTGGGTCATGCCAGAACGTGCATCGTTTGGGATACGGCAAGACGCTATCTGCAATGGCGCGGATATGACGTTCAGTATGTGCAGAATTTTACCGATATTGACGATAAAATCCTCAACCGGGCGCGGCAGGAGGGAACTTCTATGGAGGAAGTTTCAGAGCGCTTCATCCAGACCTATTTTGAGGATATGGAGCGGCTGAATGTGAAAAAAGCCGATGCTTATCCCAGAGCTACACACACCCTGGATGGGATTAAACGGCTAATTTACGACTTAGAACAGAAAAATTATGCCTACCCAGCAGGGGGCGATGTCTACTATGCGGTGCGTCAATTCTCAGAGTATGGCAAGCTTTCCGGACGCAAGTTAGAAGACATGCTCGCGGGGGCAAGCGGACGGGTGGAAGTACAAGAGGAGGAATCTAAGAAAAAAGACTCCAGTGATTTTGCGCTGTGGAAAGCGGCAAAACCAGGGGAACCGGCGTGGGAATCGCCTTGGGGTGCCGGTCGTCCGGGTTGGCATATTGAGTGCTCAGCGATGATTCGGGAACAACTGGGTGAAACCATTGACATTCACACCGGTGGAGCCGATTTGATTTTCCCTCACCATGAGAATGAAATCGCTCAATCTGAAGCGGTAACCGGTAAACCCCTATCCCGTTACTGGCTGCACACCGCGATGGTGAAAGTCGAAGGCGAGAAGATGGCGAAGTCTTTAGGCAACTTCATCACGATTCGAGATTTGTTGGATAGACCGGTTGACCCCATGGCGGTGCGGCTGTTTGTGCTGATGGCACAATACCGCAAGCCGATTGATTTTTCCGATGATGCCATAGAGTCCGCTACCAATGGGTGGAATACCCTGAAGGATGGCTTGCTATTTGGTGAGCAATATGGTATGCGATTGGGTTGGATGCCAGATGCCGTCCGGGCGAACAGTGATTTACCCCTACAATCGGCCTTGGTGGAACGATTTAATCTGGCAGTCGATGATGACTTAAATTTTGCTGGGGGTTTAGCGGTTTTGTTTGAAGTGGCGAAGGACTTACGCCGCGAGGGGAATCTCCTGGTGCATGAGGGGAAAACTGAAACCTCGCCGCAAGAGTTGGAGGTTTTGTGGCAAACACTGGTAACTCTGGCAGAGGTACTGGGTTTGGCAGCACAACCAGAGGTAGAGGAGGCATCGGCGGATGGGTTAAGTGATACCCAGATTGAGGCATTCATTCAGCAGCGTGCGGATGCGCGGAAAGCCAAGAACTTTGCTGAGGGCGATCGCATCCGCAACGAACTGCAAGCCAAAGGCATTACCTTAATCGATAAGCCCGGTGGTGTCACAATTTGGCATCGTGATTAA